A DNA window from Pseudomonas resinovorans NBRC 106553 contains the following coding sequences:
- a CDS encoding aldehyde dehydrogenase → MFDLGFWQQRAAQQAFIDKALIGGRQVAAASGETFDSINPATNQLLARVSACGEAEVDLAVRTARRAFNEGPWARMAPVERKKVLLRLAELMLAHREELALLDSLNMGKPVMDAWNIDVPGAAHVFAWYGEALDKLYDQVAPTAANALATITREALGVVAAVVPWNFPLDMAAWKLAPALAAGNSVVLKPAEQSPFSALRLAELALEAGLPEGVLNVVPGLGEHAGKALGLHPDVDCLVFTGSTQVGKYFMQYSAQSNLKQVWLECGGKSPNLVFDDCRDLDLAAEKAAFGIFFNQGEVCSANSRLYVQRSIRDEFIERLLAKARDWTPGDPLNPASRAGAIVDAGQTARIMSFIEGAQGEGAQLLTGGRRLSFNGSSNFVEPTVFSDVRGDMQLAREEVFGPVLAVSTFDTEEEAVRLANDSIYGLAASVWSDDLHRAHRVARQLKAGTVSVNTVDALDVTVPFGGGKQSGFGRDLSLHSFDKYSQLKTTWFQLR, encoded by the coding sequence GTGTTTGATCTCGGCTTTTGGCAGCAGCGTGCAGCCCAGCAAGCATTCATCGACAAGGCACTGATCGGTGGCCGCCAGGTGGCCGCCGCTTCCGGCGAAACCTTCGACTCGATCAACCCGGCCACCAACCAGTTGCTGGCCCGTGTCAGCGCTTGCGGCGAGGCCGAGGTGGACCTGGCGGTGCGCACCGCGCGTCGCGCCTTCAACGAAGGCCCCTGGGCGCGCATGGCGCCGGTGGAACGCAAGAAGGTGCTGCTGCGCCTCGCCGAGCTGATGCTCGCCCACCGCGAGGAACTGGCCCTGCTGGATTCCCTGAACATGGGCAAGCCGGTAATGGACGCCTGGAACATCGACGTACCGGGCGCCGCCCACGTCTTCGCCTGGTACGGCGAGGCGCTGGACAAGCTCTACGACCAGGTGGCGCCCACCGCCGCCAACGCCCTGGCCACCATCACCCGCGAAGCCCTGGGTGTGGTCGCCGCCGTGGTGCCCTGGAACTTCCCCCTCGACATGGCCGCCTGGAAGCTGGCGCCGGCCCTGGCCGCCGGCAACAGCGTGGTGCTCAAACCCGCCGAGCAGTCGCCGTTCTCCGCCCTGCGCCTGGCCGAGCTGGCCCTGGAAGCCGGGCTGCCGGAAGGCGTGCTGAACGTGGTGCCGGGCCTGGGCGAGCACGCCGGCAAGGCCCTCGGCCTGCACCCGGACGTGGACTGCCTGGTGTTCACCGGCTCCACCCAGGTGGGCAAGTACTTCATGCAGTACTCGGCCCAGTCCAACCTCAAGCAGGTCTGGCTGGAGTGCGGCGGCAAGAGCCCGAACCTGGTGTTCGACGACTGCCGCGACCTGGACCTGGCCGCCGAGAAGGCCGCCTTCGGCATCTTCTTCAACCAGGGCGAGGTCTGCTCGGCCAACTCCCGGCTCTACGTGCAGCGCTCCATCCGCGACGAATTCATCGAGCGCCTGCTGGCCAAGGCCCGCGACTGGACGCCCGGCGACCCGCTGAACCCGGCCAGCCGTGCCGGCGCCATCGTCGACGCCGGGCAGACCGCCCGCATCATGTCCTTCATCGAAGGCGCGCAAGGGGAGGGTGCACAGCTGCTCACCGGTGGCCGCCGCCTGTCCTTCAACGGCTCCAGCAACTTCGTCGAGCCCACGGTTTTCAGTGACGTGCGCGGCGACATGCAACTGGCGCGGGAAGAGGTCTTCGGCCCGGTGCTGGCCGTCAGTACCTTCGATACCGAGGAAGAAGCGGTACGCCTGGCCAACGACAGCATCTACGGCCTGGCCGCCTCGGTCTGGAGCGACGACCTCCACCGCGCCCACCGCGTGGCCCGGCAACTGAAGGCCGGCACGGTGTCGGTGAACACGGTGGACGCCCTGGACGTCACCGTGCCCTTCGGCGGCGGCAAGCAGTCGGGCTTCGGTCGCGACCTCTCGCTGCATTCCTTCGACAAGTACAGCCAGCTGAAGACCACCTGGTTCCAGCTGCGCTGA